One Drosophila kikkawai strain 14028-0561.14 chromosome 3L, DkikHiC1v2, whole genome shotgun sequence genomic window carries:
- the SPoCk gene encoding calcium-transporting ATPase type 2C member 1 isoform X3: MLRARHAICVYIEDQTGHTLTPEMLLSTSESSTHSASEVAGRLQVDVRTGLKWTEAKYRAKIIGHNELLLVEEDPTWKKYIEQFKNPLILLLLGSALVSVIMKQFDDAVSITIAILIVVTVAFIQEYRSEKSLEELKKLVPPECHCLREGRLDTFLARELVPGDVVYLNVGDRVPADIRLFEAVDLSIDESSFTGETEPARKITDVLLNNTNVKDHSNMKNIAFMGTLVRCGNGKGIVVSTGERSEFGEVFKMMQAEEAPKTPLQKSMDILGAQLSFYSFLIIGVIMLLGWLQGKPLSEMFNISVSLAVAAIPEGLPIVVTVTLALGVMRMAKRNAIVKKLPTVETLGCVNVICSDKTGTLTKNEMTATIIITSDGYMADVTGAGYNDQGEIHIRHCNNVEMAKSNITNLLEIGAVCNNAYIQKGTLLGQPTEGALVAVAMKNGMYATAENYVRIQEYPFSSEQKMMAVKCIHKYNNNKEEIFFAKGALETLLPQCTKYQFGTQTVPLTKQNESEFLAEAYEIGRKGLRVLALAKGRSMQDLIYCGLVGITDPPRPLVRESIEMLMQSGVRVKMVTGDAQETALAISNLIGIDTIHHQTLSGQEIDQMNEHQLDKVANNVSVFYRVSPRHKLEIVKSLQRTGNIVGMTGDGVNDGVALKKADIGIAMGKNGTDVCKEAADMILVNDDFHTIIAAIEEGKGIFYNIRNFVRFQLSTSIAALALIALATLMDIANPLNAMQILWINIIMDGPPAQSLGVEPVDHDVLKQKPRNVKQPMITKSVVVNVLLSASIIVLGTLWVFQREMADGTLGKTKRDTTMTFTCFVFFDMFNALSCRSQTKSVFTIGLTTNRMFLLAVGFSIVGQMLVVYFPPLQMVFQTEALTPYDIFFLVSLTSSVLVVSEIKKWFERTMERKMYSTRSELDFV, translated from the exons ATGCTCAGAGCCAGACATGCCATTTGTGTGTACATTGAAGATCAG ACGGGTCATACCCTCACACCTGAAATGCTGCTATCCACGTCGGAGTCATCGACCCACAGCGCCTCCGAGGTGGCTGGACGATTGCAGGTCGACGTGCGGACCGGCCTAAAATGGACGGAAGCCAAGTACCGGGCAAAGATTATCGGTCACAATGAGTTGCTGCTTGTCGAAGAAGACCCAACCTGGAAAAAGTATATTGAGCAATTCAAGAACCCGCTTATCCTACTGCTACTCGGCTCGGCCTTGGTCTCCGTGATAATGAAGCAGTTTGACGACGCCGTCAGCATAACCATAGCCATTCTGATCGTGGTCACGGTGGCCTTTATCCAGGAATACCGCTCGGAGAAGAGCCTGGAAGAGCTTAAGAAGCTGGTACCGCCCGAGTGCCACTGTCTGCGTGAGGGTCGACTTGACACGTTTCTGGCTCGAGAACTAGTCCCAGGCGACGTAGTTTACCTTAATGTAGGCGACCGCGTTCCTGCCGACATCCGGCTTTTTGAGGCCGTGGACCTATCCATTGACGAAAGCAGTTTTACCGGCGAAACGGAGCCGGCGCGCAAAATCACTGACGTCCTACTGAACAACACGAACGTCAAAGACCACAGCAACATGAAGAACATTGCCTTCATGGGCACGCTTGTGCGTTGCGGCAATGGGAAGGGCATAGTAGTCAGCACCGGGGAGCGCAGCGAGTTCGGCGAGGTCTTCAAGATGATGCAGGCCGAGGAGGCTCCCAAGACGCCGTTGCAGAAGTCAATGGACATTCTGGGGGCCCAGCTGAGCTTCTACTCCTTTCTCATAATTGGCGTGATTATGCTGCTAGGCTGGCTGCAGGGCAAGCCGCTCTCGGAGATGTTTAACATTAGCGTATCATTGGCCGTGGCCGCCATACCAGAGGGTTTACCCATCGTAGTCACGGTCACGTTAGCGCTGGGCGTTATGCGGATGGCTAAGCGCAACGCAATCGTTAAGAAGCTGCCGACAGTAGAGACACTTGGGTGCGTAAACGTTATTTGCTCGGACAAGACCGGCACCCTTACGAAAAACGAGATGACGGCCACGATTATCATCACTTCCGACGGCTACATGGCGGACGTGACTGGAGCCGGCTATAATGACCAGGGCGAGATTCACATTCGACACTGCAACAATGTGGAGATGGCCAAGTCGAACATCACGAACCTTCTTGAGATCGGGGCCGTCTGCAACAATGCCTACATCCAGAAGGGCACCTTGTTGGGTCAACCCACCGAGGGAGCCCTGGTGGCAGTGGCCATGAAGAACGGCATGTACGCCACAGCCGAGAACTATGTGCGCATCCAGGAGTACCCCTTCAGCTCTGAGCAAAAGATGATGGCCGTCAAGTGCATCCACaagtacaacaacaacaaggaggAGATCTTCTTCGCTAAGGGCGCGCTGGAGACCCTGCTGCCGCAGTGCACAAAGTACCAGTTCGGCACACAGACCGTGCCGCTAACGAAGCAGAATGAGTCCGAGTTTCTGGCTGAGGCATACGAGATCGGGCGCAAAGGCCTCCGGGTACTAGCACTAGCTAAGGGACGGTCCATGCAAGACCTCATTTACTGCGGCCTGGTCGGCATTACTGACCCTCCAAGGCCCTTGGTGCGTGAGTCCATCGAAATGTTGATGCAAAGCGGCGTGCGGGTCAAGATGGTAACTGGAGATGCGCAGGAGACAGCGTTGGCGATAT cgaaTCTCATTGGCATTGATACAATACACCACCAGACGCTGTCTGGGCAGGAGATAGACCAAATGAACGAGCATCAACTGGACAAGGTAGCCAACAATGTGAGCGTCTTTTACCGCGTATCACCGAGGCACAAGCTGGAGATAGTAAAGTCCCTCCAGCGCACCGGAAACATAGTTGGCATGACTGGGGACGGCGTCAACGACGGAGTGGCTTTGAAGAAGGCGGATATTGGTATTGCAATGGGCAAGAACGGCACTGACGTGTGCAAGGAGGCCGCGGATATGATTTTGGTCAATGACGATTTCCACACCATCAT TGCTGCTATCGAGGAGGGCAAGGGCATTTTCTACAACATTCGAAACTTTGTTCGGTTTCAACTGAGCACCTCAATCGCTGCACTGGCCCTCATCGCCTTGGCTACTCTGATGGACATTGCCAACCCCTTGAACGCTATGCAGATTTTGTGGATCAACATCATAATGGACGGCCCCCCAGCACAGTCACTTGGCGTGGAGCCCGTGGACCACGACGTGCTGAAGCAAAAGCCCCGCAATGTAAAGCAGCCCATGATAACCAAGTCGGTGGTGGTTAACGTGCTTCTAAGCGCCAGCATAATAGTCTTGGGCACGCTCTGGGTGTTTCAACGAGAAATGGCAGACGGGACGCTGGGCAAGACCAAGCGAGACACGACAATGACCTTCACGTGCTTCGTGTTCTTCGACATGTTTAATGCTCTTTCCTGCCGCTCGCAGACAAAGAGTGTTTTCACCATCGGCCTAACTACCAATCGCATGTTCCTGCTTGCCGTCGGCTTTTCAATTGTCGGCCAAATGCTGGTCGTCTATTTCCCACCGCTCCAGATGGTCTTTCAAACAGAAGCCCTAACGCCCTACGACATATTTTTCCTGGTCTCGCTCACCTCCTCCGTGCTGGTGGTTTCCGAAATAAAGAAGTGGTTTGAGCGCACCATGGAACGCAAGATGTACAGCACCCGTTCCGAGCTGGACTTTGTATGA
- the SPoCk gene encoding calcium-transporting ATPase type 2C member 1 isoform X4 codes for MIVINASDTGHTLTPEMLLSTSESSTHSASEVAGRLQVDVRTGLKWTEAKYRAKIIGHNELLLVEEDPTWKKYIEQFKNPLILLLLGSALVSVIMKQFDDAVSITIAILIVVTVAFIQEYRSEKSLEELKKLVPPECHCLREGRLDTFLARELVPGDVVYLNVGDRVPADIRLFEAVDLSIDESSFTGETEPARKITDVLLNNTNVKDHSNMKNIAFMGTLVRCGNGKGIVVSTGERSEFGEVFKMMQAEEAPKTPLQKSMDILGAQLSFYSFLIIGVIMLLGWLQGKPLSEMFNISVSLAVAAIPEGLPIVVTVTLALGVMRMAKRNAIVKKLPTVETLGCVNVICSDKTGTLTKNEMTATIIITSDGYMADVTGAGYNDQGEIHIRHCNNVEMAKSNITNLLEIGAVCNNAYIQKGTLLGQPTEGALVAVAMKNGMYATAENYVRIQEYPFSSEQKMMAVKCIHKYNNNKEEIFFAKGALETLLPQCTKYQFGTQTVPLTKQNESEFLAEAYEIGRKGLRVLALAKGRSMQDLIYCGLVGITDPPRPLVRESIEMLMQSGVRVKMVTGDAQETALAISNLIGIDTIHHQTLSGQEIDQMNEHQLDKVANNVSVFYRVSPRHKLEIVKSLQRTGNIVGMTGDGVNDGVALKKADIGIAMGKNGTDVCKEAADMILVNDDFHTIIAAIEEGKGIFYNIRNFVRFQLSTSIAALALIALATLMDIANPLNAMQILWINIIMDGPPAQSLGVEPVDHDVLKQKPRNVKQPMITKSVVVNVLLSASIIVLGTLWVFQREMADGTLGKTKRDTTMTFTCFVFFDMFNALSCRSQTKSVFTIGLTTNRMFLLAVGFSIVGQMLVVYFPPLQMVFQTEALTPYDIFFLVSLTSSVLVVSEIKKWFERTMERKMYSTRSELDFV; via the exons ATGATAGTCATCAATGCTTCTGAC ACGGGTCATACCCTCACACCTGAAATGCTGCTATCCACGTCGGAGTCATCGACCCACAGCGCCTCCGAGGTGGCTGGACGATTGCAGGTCGACGTGCGGACCGGCCTAAAATGGACGGAAGCCAAGTACCGGGCAAAGATTATCGGTCACAATGAGTTGCTGCTTGTCGAAGAAGACCCAACCTGGAAAAAGTATATTGAGCAATTCAAGAACCCGCTTATCCTACTGCTACTCGGCTCGGCCTTGGTCTCCGTGATAATGAAGCAGTTTGACGACGCCGTCAGCATAACCATAGCCATTCTGATCGTGGTCACGGTGGCCTTTATCCAGGAATACCGCTCGGAGAAGAGCCTGGAAGAGCTTAAGAAGCTGGTACCGCCCGAGTGCCACTGTCTGCGTGAGGGTCGACTTGACACGTTTCTGGCTCGAGAACTAGTCCCAGGCGACGTAGTTTACCTTAATGTAGGCGACCGCGTTCCTGCCGACATCCGGCTTTTTGAGGCCGTGGACCTATCCATTGACGAAAGCAGTTTTACCGGCGAAACGGAGCCGGCGCGCAAAATCACTGACGTCCTACTGAACAACACGAACGTCAAAGACCACAGCAACATGAAGAACATTGCCTTCATGGGCACGCTTGTGCGTTGCGGCAATGGGAAGGGCATAGTAGTCAGCACCGGGGAGCGCAGCGAGTTCGGCGAGGTCTTCAAGATGATGCAGGCCGAGGAGGCTCCCAAGACGCCGTTGCAGAAGTCAATGGACATTCTGGGGGCCCAGCTGAGCTTCTACTCCTTTCTCATAATTGGCGTGATTATGCTGCTAGGCTGGCTGCAGGGCAAGCCGCTCTCGGAGATGTTTAACATTAGCGTATCATTGGCCGTGGCCGCCATACCAGAGGGTTTACCCATCGTAGTCACGGTCACGTTAGCGCTGGGCGTTATGCGGATGGCTAAGCGCAACGCAATCGTTAAGAAGCTGCCGACAGTAGAGACACTTGGGTGCGTAAACGTTATTTGCTCGGACAAGACCGGCACCCTTACGAAAAACGAGATGACGGCCACGATTATCATCACTTCCGACGGCTACATGGCGGACGTGACTGGAGCCGGCTATAATGACCAGGGCGAGATTCACATTCGACACTGCAACAATGTGGAGATGGCCAAGTCGAACATCACGAACCTTCTTGAGATCGGGGCCGTCTGCAACAATGCCTACATCCAGAAGGGCACCTTGTTGGGTCAACCCACCGAGGGAGCCCTGGTGGCAGTGGCCATGAAGAACGGCATGTACGCCACAGCCGAGAACTATGTGCGCATCCAGGAGTACCCCTTCAGCTCTGAGCAAAAGATGATGGCCGTCAAGTGCATCCACaagtacaacaacaacaaggaggAGATCTTCTTCGCTAAGGGCGCGCTGGAGACCCTGCTGCCGCAGTGCACAAAGTACCAGTTCGGCACACAGACCGTGCCGCTAACGAAGCAGAATGAGTCCGAGTTTCTGGCTGAGGCATACGAGATCGGGCGCAAAGGCCTCCGGGTACTAGCACTAGCTAAGGGACGGTCCATGCAAGACCTCATTTACTGCGGCCTGGTCGGCATTACTGACCCTCCAAGGCCCTTGGTGCGTGAGTCCATCGAAATGTTGATGCAAAGCGGCGTGCGGGTCAAGATGGTAACTGGAGATGCGCAGGAGACAGCGTTGGCGATAT cgaaTCTCATTGGCATTGATACAATACACCACCAGACGCTGTCTGGGCAGGAGATAGACCAAATGAACGAGCATCAACTGGACAAGGTAGCCAACAATGTGAGCGTCTTTTACCGCGTATCACCGAGGCACAAGCTGGAGATAGTAAAGTCCCTCCAGCGCACCGGAAACATAGTTGGCATGACTGGGGACGGCGTCAACGACGGAGTGGCTTTGAAGAAGGCGGATATTGGTATTGCAATGGGCAAGAACGGCACTGACGTGTGCAAGGAGGCCGCGGATATGATTTTGGTCAATGACGATTTCCACACCATCAT TGCTGCTATCGAGGAGGGCAAGGGCATTTTCTACAACATTCGAAACTTTGTTCGGTTTCAACTGAGCACCTCAATCGCTGCACTGGCCCTCATCGCCTTGGCTACTCTGATGGACATTGCCAACCCCTTGAACGCTATGCAGATTTTGTGGATCAACATCATAATGGACGGCCCCCCAGCACAGTCACTTGGCGTGGAGCCCGTGGACCACGACGTGCTGAAGCAAAAGCCCCGCAATGTAAAGCAGCCCATGATAACCAAGTCGGTGGTGGTTAACGTGCTTCTAAGCGCCAGCATAATAGTCTTGGGCACGCTCTGGGTGTTTCAACGAGAAATGGCAGACGGGACGCTGGGCAAGACCAAGCGAGACACGACAATGACCTTCACGTGCTTCGTGTTCTTCGACATGTTTAATGCTCTTTCCTGCCGCTCGCAGACAAAGAGTGTTTTCACCATCGGCCTAACTACCAATCGCATGTTCCTGCTTGCCGTCGGCTTTTCAATTGTCGGCCAAATGCTGGTCGTCTATTTCCCACCGCTCCAGATGGTCTTTCAAACAGAAGCCCTAACGCCCTACGACATATTTTTCCTGGTCTCGCTCACCTCCTCCGTGCTGGTGGTTTCCGAAATAAAGAAGTGGTTTGAGCGCACCATGGAACGCAAGATGTACAGCACCCGTTCCGAGCTGGACTTTGTATGA
- the SPoCk gene encoding calcium-transporting ATPase type 2C member 1 isoform X2, whose amino-acid sequence MFQSAQALRRSRRVTLAGTSSTVQLDQVEEAVTSSGLRNRCHSAKIKDDSQLRAQLSSEKLQQQRYVEKDKNSGGAEDIHNDTDVEDSDDQTGHTLTPEMLLSTSESSTHSASEVAGRLQVDVRTGLKWTEAKYRAKIIGHNELLLVEEDPTWKKYIEQFKNPLILLLLGSALVSVIMKQFDDAVSITIAILIVVTVAFIQEYRSEKSLEELKKLVPPECHCLREGRLDTFLARELVPGDVVYLNVGDRVPADIRLFEAVDLSIDESSFTGETEPARKITDVLLNNTNVKDHSNMKNIAFMGTLVRCGNGKGIVVSTGERSEFGEVFKMMQAEEAPKTPLQKSMDILGAQLSFYSFLIIGVIMLLGWLQGKPLSEMFNISVSLAVAAIPEGLPIVVTVTLALGVMRMAKRNAIVKKLPTVETLGCVNVICSDKTGTLTKNEMTATIIITSDGYMADVTGAGYNDQGEIHIRHCNNVEMAKSNITNLLEIGAVCNNAYIQKGTLLGQPTEGALVAVAMKNGMYATAENYVRIQEYPFSSEQKMMAVKCIHKYNNNKEEIFFAKGALETLLPQCTKYQFGTQTVPLTKQNESEFLAEAYEIGRKGLRVLALAKGRSMQDLIYCGLVGITDPPRPLVRESIEMLMQSGVRVKMVTGDAQETALAISNLIGIDTIHHQTLSGQEIDQMNEHQLDKVANNVSVFYRVSPRHKLEIVKSLQRTGNIVGMTGDGVNDGVALKKADIGIAMGKNGTDVCKEAADMILVNDDFHTIIAAIEEGKGIFYNIRNFVRFQLSTSIAALALIALATLMDIANPLNAMQILWINIIMDGPPAQSLGVEPVDHDVLKQKPRNVKQPMITKSVVVNVLLSASIIVLGTLWVFQREMADGTLGKTKRDTTMTFTCFVFFDMFNALSCRSQTKSVFTIGLTTNRMFLLAVGFSIVGQMLVVYFPPLQMVFQTEALTPYDIFFLVSLTSSVLVVSEIKKWFERTMERKMYSTRSELDFV is encoded by the exons atGTTCCAAAGCGCGCAGGCTCTCCGAAGAAGTCGCAGGGTTACGTTGGCAGGTACGAGCTCAACAGTTCAGCTTGACCAGGTCGAGGAAGCAGTTACTTCGAGTGGGCTCCGAAATCGCTGTCATAGTGCTAAGATTAAGGACGACAGTCAGCTGAGAGCGCAGCTGTCTAGCGAAAAGCTTCAGCAGCAGAGATATGTGGAAAAGGATAAGAATTCTGGTGGTGCTGAGGACATACATAATGATACCGATGTAGAGGACTCAGACGACCAG ACGGGTCATACCCTCACACCTGAAATGCTGCTATCCACGTCGGAGTCATCGACCCACAGCGCCTCCGAGGTGGCTGGACGATTGCAGGTCGACGTGCGGACCGGCCTAAAATGGACGGAAGCCAAGTACCGGGCAAAGATTATCGGTCACAATGAGTTGCTGCTTGTCGAAGAAGACCCAACCTGGAAAAAGTATATTGAGCAATTCAAGAACCCGCTTATCCTACTGCTACTCGGCTCGGCCTTGGTCTCCGTGATAATGAAGCAGTTTGACGACGCCGTCAGCATAACCATAGCCATTCTGATCGTGGTCACGGTGGCCTTTATCCAGGAATACCGCTCGGAGAAGAGCCTGGAAGAGCTTAAGAAGCTGGTACCGCCCGAGTGCCACTGTCTGCGTGAGGGTCGACTTGACACGTTTCTGGCTCGAGAACTAGTCCCAGGCGACGTAGTTTACCTTAATGTAGGCGACCGCGTTCCTGCCGACATCCGGCTTTTTGAGGCCGTGGACCTATCCATTGACGAAAGCAGTTTTACCGGCGAAACGGAGCCGGCGCGCAAAATCACTGACGTCCTACTGAACAACACGAACGTCAAAGACCACAGCAACATGAAGAACATTGCCTTCATGGGCACGCTTGTGCGTTGCGGCAATGGGAAGGGCATAGTAGTCAGCACCGGGGAGCGCAGCGAGTTCGGCGAGGTCTTCAAGATGATGCAGGCCGAGGAGGCTCCCAAGACGCCGTTGCAGAAGTCAATGGACATTCTGGGGGCCCAGCTGAGCTTCTACTCCTTTCTCATAATTGGCGTGATTATGCTGCTAGGCTGGCTGCAGGGCAAGCCGCTCTCGGAGATGTTTAACATTAGCGTATCATTGGCCGTGGCCGCCATACCAGAGGGTTTACCCATCGTAGTCACGGTCACGTTAGCGCTGGGCGTTATGCGGATGGCTAAGCGCAACGCAATCGTTAAGAAGCTGCCGACAGTAGAGACACTTGGGTGCGTAAACGTTATTTGCTCGGACAAGACCGGCACCCTTACGAAAAACGAGATGACGGCCACGATTATCATCACTTCCGACGGCTACATGGCGGACGTGACTGGAGCCGGCTATAATGACCAGGGCGAGATTCACATTCGACACTGCAACAATGTGGAGATGGCCAAGTCGAACATCACGAACCTTCTTGAGATCGGGGCCGTCTGCAACAATGCCTACATCCAGAAGGGCACCTTGTTGGGTCAACCCACCGAGGGAGCCCTGGTGGCAGTGGCCATGAAGAACGGCATGTACGCCACAGCCGAGAACTATGTGCGCATCCAGGAGTACCCCTTCAGCTCTGAGCAAAAGATGATGGCCGTCAAGTGCATCCACaagtacaacaacaacaaggaggAGATCTTCTTCGCTAAGGGCGCGCTGGAGACCCTGCTGCCGCAGTGCACAAAGTACCAGTTCGGCACACAGACCGTGCCGCTAACGAAGCAGAATGAGTCCGAGTTTCTGGCTGAGGCATACGAGATCGGGCGCAAAGGCCTCCGGGTACTAGCACTAGCTAAGGGACGGTCCATGCAAGACCTCATTTACTGCGGCCTGGTCGGCATTACTGACCCTCCAAGGCCCTTGGTGCGTGAGTCCATCGAAATGTTGATGCAAAGCGGCGTGCGGGTCAAGATGGTAACTGGAGATGCGCAGGAGACAGCGTTGGCGATAT cgaaTCTCATTGGCATTGATACAATACACCACCAGACGCTGTCTGGGCAGGAGATAGACCAAATGAACGAGCATCAACTGGACAAGGTAGCCAACAATGTGAGCGTCTTTTACCGCGTATCACCGAGGCACAAGCTGGAGATAGTAAAGTCCCTCCAGCGCACCGGAAACATAGTTGGCATGACTGGGGACGGCGTCAACGACGGAGTGGCTTTGAAGAAGGCGGATATTGGTATTGCAATGGGCAAGAACGGCACTGACGTGTGCAAGGAGGCCGCGGATATGATTTTGGTCAATGACGATTTCCACACCATCAT TGCTGCTATCGAGGAGGGCAAGGGCATTTTCTACAACATTCGAAACTTTGTTCGGTTTCAACTGAGCACCTCAATCGCTGCACTGGCCCTCATCGCCTTGGCTACTCTGATGGACATTGCCAACCCCTTGAACGCTATGCAGATTTTGTGGATCAACATCATAATGGACGGCCCCCCAGCACAGTCACTTGGCGTGGAGCCCGTGGACCACGACGTGCTGAAGCAAAAGCCCCGCAATGTAAAGCAGCCCATGATAACCAAGTCGGTGGTGGTTAACGTGCTTCTAAGCGCCAGCATAATAGTCTTGGGCACGCTCTGGGTGTTTCAACGAGAAATGGCAGACGGGACGCTGGGCAAGACCAAGCGAGACACGACAATGACCTTCACGTGCTTCGTGTTCTTCGACATGTTTAATGCTCTTTCCTGCCGCTCGCAGACAAAGAGTGTTTTCACCATCGGCCTAACTACCAATCGCATGTTCCTGCTTGCCGTCGGCTTTTCAATTGTCGGCCAAATGCTGGTCGTCTATTTCCCACCGCTCCAGATGGTCTTTCAAACAGAAGCCCTAACGCCCTACGACATATTTTTCCTGGTCTCGCTCACCTCCTCCGTGCTGGTGGTTTCCGAAATAAAGAAGTGGTTTGAGCGCACCATGGAACGCAAGATGTACAGCACCCGTTCCGAGCTGGACTTTGTATGA